CGGCTTTTTTTGCATCTTTTTGACCAACAATGTGCTTGTCGAGCTCAGAGACGATTTCTCTGGGGGTCATGTTAAATGGACTGGACATGGTTTTCCTTTACTTATTACCCAAATATTTTGTGACATTTTGTGTCGTCCGCGCAGAAGTTCAAAACACTTCTTTCGAATCGCTCACACAAACTCAAAAAAATTACAATGTTTCGATGGTGTGATTCTGATTGGTGTAAATACAAATATTGCCTGCAATTTCCAATGATTTTTTAACAATTTCAGCAGGTGTCAATTCGGTATTGTGCAACAAAGCCAGCCCCGCGGACTGGGCAAATGCACCACCTGAACCAATGGCAATCAAACCATCTTCAGGCTCAAGCACATCGCCATTGCCTGTAATGATCAAGGAGGCGGTGTGATCTGCGACCGCCAACATGGCTTCAAGGCGGCGCAACACACGATCGGTACGCCAATCTTTGGTTAAATCAATCGCTGCCCGTGTGAGATGCCCCTGATGTTTTTCCAATTTGGCTTCAAACCGCTCAAACAAAGTGAAAGCATCCGCCGTCGCGCCTGCAAAACCTGCCAAGACTTTACCGTGGTAAAGCTTACGCACTTTACGTGCGCTGCCCTTGACAATGGTGTTGCCCAGTGTGACTTGGCCATCGCCGCCAATGGCGACCAAATTGCCACGCCGCACGGATATGATCGTTGTGCCATGATATTGTTCCATTTTTTGCTCCTTTGGGTGAACAGACCCGTGTCTATTGTGTCGAGGGGTGTCAGTCAATCGCAA
The window above is part of the Ephemeroptericola cinctiostellae genome. Proteins encoded here:
- the hslV gene encoding ATP-dependent protease subunit HslV, with amino-acid sequence MEQYHGTTIISVRRGNLVAIGGDGQVTLGNTIVKGSARKVRKLYHGKVLAGFAGATADAFTLFERFEAKLEKHQGHLTRAAIDLTKDWRTDRVLRRLEAMLAVADHTASLIITGNGDVLEPEDGLIAIGSGGAFAQSAGLALLHNTELTPAEIVKKSLEIAGNICIYTNQNHTIETL